The following coding sequences are from one Capsicum annuum cultivar UCD-10X-F1 chromosome 3, UCD10Xv1.1, whole genome shotgun sequence window:
- the LOC107865461 gene encoding F-box protein CPR1-like, protein MYVGYEILSLKNGSWKIIDEISADRADSCMLSGWECLAFVHGAFHWIGYLSRKYCLVSFNISDEMFGEIQQPDVVRLQIHIKSIVDVDVGISVLGGMLGVSYKNEKAFGLWLTKNYGVKDFWMKLSTIPSTEIYSIIPKYMFSNYKVLLCFRFDEARKRFVYRAISGGSSKLNDRIWKIMLILVQLPLMLVILFIQKV, encoded by the coding sequence ATGTATGTCGGTTATGAAATTCTCTCACtgaaaaatggttcttggaagaTAATCGATGAAATCTCAGCAGATAGGGCAGATAGTTGTATGTTGTCTGGTTGGGAATGTTTGGCATTTGTACATGGAGCATTTCATTGGATTGGTTACTTATCAAGAAAGTATTGTCTAGTTTCATTTAATATTTCAGATGAGATGTTCGGAGAGATACAACAGCCAGATGTAGTGCGCTTGCAAATTCATATCAAAAGCATAGTTGATGTTGATGTGGGTATATCAGTGTTGGGAGGAATGCTTGGGGTTTCTTATAAGAATGAGAAAGCTTTTGGTTTATGGTTAACGAAAAATTATGGTGTTAAAGATTTTTGGATGAAATTGTCCACTATACCAAGTACCGAAATTTATAGcatcataccaaaatatatgttTTCAAATTACAAAGTGTTACTCTGCTTTCGCTTTGATGAGGCAAGAAAACGATTTGTTTATAGGGCAATATCTGGTGGATCATCTAAATTAAATGATCGCATTTGGAAGATTATGTTGATATTGGTGCAGCTACCattgatgttggtgattttgtTTATACAGAAAGTCTGA